TGCTGTACATCACCGCCCCTTCCAGGTTCCAGCTACCCACGGTTTTACAAGCTTCCCGGATGGCATTGACTTCCGCATGGGCAGAGGGATCATTATCTTGGATCACACTGTTCCCGGCCGCCCCAATCACTTCTCCGTCTTTGACAATCACGACGCCAAAGGGACCGCCGGTCTTGTTGACCACCCCCGCATCCCTCATAATGGCGATCGCCTGGCGCATGTACTCACGGTCTTGTTCGGTAACCATTGGGGTATATCCTCAAAAAGGGTAGATTTAGTCCGATGAACTACGACTGTACTTGGTTGTAATTTGCTTAACTATCGGCCCGAATTGTACTTTTAATTCACTAGAAGGATTAATGCAGAGATGCCGTTTCTCACAATTCTTTACATTGTTAAGGGTAATTAAGACCATGGTAGTTAAAGGTGTAATGAACTGGGCAGACTTTCTAGATATTTTGTGATGAAAACTGTTTTCTTTGGTACACCAGATTTTGCTGTTCCTACCCTGGAAGCTCTTTTGGGGCACCCGGATATTGATGTGTTGGCGGTGGTGAGCCAGCCCGATCGCCGTCGGGGTAGGGGGAGTAAGTTAATCCCTTCCCCAGTTAAAGAAGTCGCAGTACAAGCCGGTATTCCTGTGTGGCAACCGGAACGGGTCAAACGATGCCAAGAAACCTTAGCTAAGTTAAAAAATTGCCAAGCGGATTTCTTTGTGGTGGTGGCCTATGGGCAGCTACTTTCCCCAGAAATTTTGGTCATGCCCCGGCTGGGATGTGTCAATGTCCATGGATCCCTCTTACCCAAATATCGTGGGGCTGCTCCCCTGCAATGGGCGATCGCCAACGGAGAAACGGAAACCGGAGTCACCACTATGCTGATGGACGAAGGCATGGACACCGGGGCCATGCTGCTGAAAACTACTACCCCCATTGGCTTAATGGATAACCTAACGGCGATCGGCGATCGATTGGCTAGGTCGGGGGCGGAATTGTTAGTGCAAACCCTAAAGGATTTAGATGCAGGCCAACTGCAACCCATTCCCCAAACTGAAACGGAAGCCACCTATGCCCCACTGCTGAAAAAAGGGGATTTTGTCATTAATTGGCACCGGAGTGCCCTGGAAATCCATAACCAAGTGCGGGGTTTTGCACCGGCGTGCCACACAGCTTGGGGAGAGCAGATTTTGAAAATAATTAGCACTGTTCCCCTTGGAGCTGAATTTTTTCCCCTCTTGCCGGAAAAGTATCAAGATTTAGCCACCGCCTACCTAAATTACTCATTAGAAGCGGGGGAACCAGGCAATATAATCGGCACCATCAAAAATTGGGGACCTGTTTTGGAAACCGGCAACGGCCACCTATTATTGGAACAAGTTCAACCCCCAGGCAAAAAGCCCCAAAGCGGTTGGGATTTCATCAACGGGAACCGGAGCACCATTAGCTTCGCCTAAATCAAAGTAATTGAGCGGTAATTGACACAGTTTCCATGAGCGATCGCATCACGCCGGCAGAAAACCTCGGTAGTCCAGAAAGTTCCCTACTCCTCGCCCAGGGACTATCCAAAAGCTTTGGCGGTCTGCGGGCAGTGGACCACGCCGATATTGTAGTCAAAGAAGGTAGCATCACCGGGTTAATTGGCCCCAACGGTGCTGGCAAAACCACCCTATTTAATCTACTCTCCAACTTCATTCGTCCTGACCAAGGGGAAGTGCTTTTCAATGGTGATTCCATTGGCCAGCTAGCCCCCCACCAAATTGCCCTACGGGGTTCTGTGCGGACTTTTCAGGTGGCCAAAGTGCTCTCCCGCCTGACGGTGTTGGAAAATATGTTGCTGGCGGATCAACATCAGACTGGGGAAAAGTTTTTGCCCCGACTAATTAATTTTCGACGGGTCCAGAAGGAAGAAAGGGCCAATCGGGAAAAAGCCATGGCCATGTTGGAGTCGGTGGGCCTAGGGGCTAAAGCCCAGGATTATGCCGGAGCGTTATCGGGGGGGCAACGGAAGTTATTGGAAATGGCCCGGGCCTTGATGAGCAATCCGAAACTAATTCTGCTAGATGAACCCGCCGCTGGAGTTAACCCCACCCTGATTGGGCAAATTTGTGAACATATTGTCAACTGGAACCGCCAGGGCATCACTTTTTTAGTGATTGAACACAATATGGACGTGATCATGACCCTCTGTCATCACGTTTGGGTATTGGCGGAAGGGAGAAACTTAGCCGATGGCACTCCCGAGCAAATTCAATCTGACCCTAGGGTTCTGGAAGCCTATTTGGGCGATTCCTAGAAAATTTAAGTCTAAACTACTTTTTTCTAACTTCAAATCGGTGGTGCCTAGCACAATGTCAAACAAGATCCCCAAAAATAGAACTCGGACATTTGACTTGACTCCCGGTGAAAAACCGGACATGTCCCCCTATTTATTTCATTTGACAACAAAAGACAGCCTAATAAATATTCTAGAACAACAAAAATTAATATTGAATATCCCTCGTGGTGCAAATAAAGAGAAGCATCCATATAAAATGGTTTGTTTTACTGAAAGCCCACCCTTCGCATTAGATTTTTTTAGATATAGATGGAGTGACAGAAAAGATAGAATCAACTTAGAGTATGGCTTAGGATTTAGCAAAGAGACAATGGTTCATAAAGGTGTTTATCCTACTGTTTATCTTGACGAATCTTTGTTTAGTTACGTCAAAGATCTTAAAAAAAGAGTAGATGGTAGCCAAAAATCAACCAATGAAATGAAGAAGGAAATGGAACTTTTGATAGCACAAATTTCCCCTCTATTTGAAAATGCAGACTTACGGGGCTATACATGGGAAAGAGAATGGCGATGTACACGAGGAGATTCTCTAGAGTTTGATTATGTCGATATAAGATATATTTGTTGTCCACGCGCAGAACAAGAAGCTATCAGAAAAATAATAGAAGATTCTAATGAGGTTGAAGCTATCCAGCACATTCAATTTTTAGAAAATTGGCAGGAGTATGATGAAATAACCACTTTTTTGCAGAGGAGACAATTTACTGGAGACGATGAATTAGAGGAACTACTGGCGGAAAAGTGCCGTACCAACAATTTAATTAATTATTACAATTCACACTATAAAAAAATAGATGAACTGAAAACTCATCTCAACCAGGTAGTCAATTACATAAATAACAAAAAAGAAGAGATTCAAGATTCAATCAACAGAGAAGCAATACTTGAATATATAGCAGAAAATTTTGGAGAAGAGTCAATTGAAGGAGGTGTAAAGAGTATAATAAATGACGGGAGTATTGACCTCGGCTTAATTATTGCCAATGTTGCATATTGTGTCAAACAGAAAGTGAAAAAACAGGTGAAGGGAAAAAAAGTAGATGGAGAATACATACGTCGCAGCATAGAAGAAAACTATGCAGATAACCAAACTCAAAAAGAACGAAACAATGACAACAAAGTGATAGAGGATATTGAAAGTGGTATGAACTCTTCATTCAATTCAAAGTGGGAGAGGATAATCGACCCACTAGAACAACATTGACTATTGAGATGTGTATTGTATTTGTATGCCTTGTTTTTACAATGCAAAGTTAATGATTTAAGCTAATCCAGTGGCTACCTTATCTAATAATCTCTAGGTTTTGCTTGGACAATGGGGTATAATGGGACGTTTGGGAATTATTAATTAGGAGATGACCAACTAAGATGTCTCGTTATAGAGGACCTCGTCTGCGGATCGTCCGCCGCCTTGGGGAATTACCCGGTTTAAGCCGCAAATCCCCTCGCCGTGCCTACCCCCCCGGCCAACATGGCCAAGCCCGTCGCAAACGTTCTGAGTATGCCATTCGGCTAGAAGAAAAACAGAAACTACGGTTGAACTACGGCATTACGGAAAAGCAATTGGTCCGTTATGTGAAAAAAGCCCGTCGGGCTACGGGTTCCACCGGACAAGCTCTGTTAGAACTGCTGGAAATGCGCTTGGACAACACTGTGTTCCGTTTGGGCATGGCTGGCACCATTCCGGGGGCTCGGCAGTTAGTCTGCCACGGCCACATCACCGTTAATGGCCAAGTAGTAGATATTCCTAGCTACCAGTGCCGCCCCGGGGATATTGTCAGTGTCCGTGATCGGGATCGTTCCCGTAAATTGGTGGAAACCAATATGGAATTTCCGGGTTTGGCCAATGTGCCTTCCCATTTGGAGTTCGATAAAAATACGTTTACTGGCAAGGTCAACAGTGTTATTGACCGCGAGTGGGTGGCGTTGCAGATCAATGAATTGCTTGTAATTGAGTATTATTCTAGGAAAGCGTAGATCTGTCTGGGGAAATGGGGGAGGTTTCACTTTCCCTTTCCCTAACCACGGAAGGGTGGCATTTTTTGAACAAGCATAGAGTTAAAAACTGCGAAACTTCTTTGGAAGTTAATATTTAGCATTTCCTGACTGATTCAATTTAGATCTAGTCGATGTGGACTTCGTGGGAGTTTACAGGAGGATTATTCTCACCTTCAGGCCGACTTATCCGTCAGTTAAACCTACTGTGGCCCCCTCTCTAGGATTTTGGTAATGCAGGGGAGGTTTGTGTTGGTTTTTCTTCTCCAGCGTCTTCCGAGCTTTGCCAACGGTCAAGAATATCTTTTATTAGTATTTCTTGCACTAACACTTGTCCCACTAGGGTTAGGGGCACCGCCAACCACAGTCCAAAAAGTCCAAACACACTCACAAAAAAGACCTGGGCTAACAGTAAAACTCCCCGCAAAATTGGCTGGGGTTTGCCCATGCAATGGAGGGTGATCCAATGGAATTCAAAATAATTAATCAGTCCATAGAGTACCATCACCAATAGGGGTTTCCAGGCATTATCCAACAGGGCGATCGCCATGGCGGGGACTAGACTAATCAGGGGGCCAATGTTGGGAATGACGACAAAAATACCGGCCACAAGGGCTAGGGCCAGGGGAAGCCGCACCTGAAGTAAAACTAAACCGAACCAAGTGGCAGCGGTGACCACCACAGCACTGACTACCACCAACCGGAGCCAATCTTCTAGCAAGATTTCCGATTCCTTCAGAATTACATCAACCCGTGCTCGATAAAAAGCGGGGAAACAACGGATGAAACCCTGACGGTAAGCCCTGGGATTAGCCAAAAACATCAAACTAAGCACAATCAACAGTAAAAGGGTGAGGGGTAACCCTAGGGTGCTGTAAAACAGGCCTAAACCGTTGCCGGCTAATTTTTGCAAAATGGGCCTAATCTGCCCGGTAATTTGTTGCCAGTTGGGCAGGAGGGGGGTTAATTCTGGGTCGATCGCCCTGGCTATTTTCCGGAGCCATTGTAGAGTGCCATCAATGCTGGCGGGCACCAGGGTCAGGAGTTGCTGGAATTGGTCCACAAAGGGGGGAATGATCAGAGCCACTACTATTACTAGGGCCAACAGTAGAATGATGACCGCTAGGGGAATGGATAATTGTTTTTTGACGCCCCGTCGCTGGAACCATTGGGAAAGATGGTTGAAACCGTTGGCCAGCACCACCGCAGCAAACAGCAGTAGCAATAATTGGCGGATCTGCCACAGGACTGCCCCCATCAAAAGGAGACTAATAAAACCAGACCATTGGGCAAAGGTCATGGTATTTTCCTCCCCTGCCATTCCTGTAGCCCTAACCAAACGGCGATCGCCAGCACTGGAGTGAACACCAATAGTAAGACCCAGGGCAACTCCGGTGGGGGAGCAAAGGCAGGCACAATAAATTTAATGCCCCAGGAGATTAAGAATGAGGGAAGTAATACTTTTAGAGTCAGTAATGCCAGAGAATTTAAATGGGACATGGGTAATGGCTCAAAAAATGCTCAACTGCGACTTTCTCCCTGGACAATTTGCTTGGGGGTCATAAATGCTTCTAGCCCAATTAAGCCGCGCCTTTGACCCTTTTGGCTCGATACTCCCAAAAATAATGATTCCCCATGGCGGGGATTACGACAAAAATAGGGCGGAATATTCACATAAACCAGGGCGCTGTCCACCCCCATGGAAAATTGGCGACTTTCCTGGTAGGAATCCGTGGCAATACAGTCCCCGTGGCCACTGCTATGGCTATTGATCCAGGCGATCGCCGTTTTCAGGTTTTGGGTAGTGCGAAAGGCCACTGTCCTGTCCAGGTAAGCTTTACCCCATTCATTCTCCTTAGCTAGGGTGAGATGGTCGGGAAATTGCTCACAGAGTTCAGCGTCCCCCCGGAGCTTAAAGCCCTTGGCCTGCAAGTTGTTCAATAGGCGTACCAAGGGCGCTGGATTTTGCCCCGGACTAACCAAAACTTTTTCAATGGCATTGACCGGATCTGGATGGCCCACATGGCTGTCAATGATCATCTGGCGCACCATTTCCAAGTCCCCTTTACTAGACCAGTAGAGGTAACAGTTGCCCATGGCGGCCTTCAAGACCGGGGGAGTGCATTGTTGGCTAATTTGTTCCACAAAACTGGGGCGGCCATAGGGAATAACCAAATTGAGCTGGCTGGCATTGCCTACCAAGTCCTGCACATTGGGTGAGGTTTCGCTGGGAATATGGCTAACGCTATCCACTGGTAAATCCGCATCCAGTAAACCTTCCCGCAATATTTCGCAAATAGCCGCCGTGGAATGGCTCGAAGCACCGCAACTTCTTAGAACTAGACTGTTCCCCGTTTTCAGGCAAAAGCCCGCGGCGATCGCTGCCAATTCAGGAAAGGATTCATAGACCAGGGCCACCACCCCCAAGGGCATTAACTGGCAATAGGTCTGGGCCAGGTTAAATTGGTAGGGGGAAGCCATAACTCGCTGGAGGGGATCCGGCAGGGAAGCCAAACGCTTCAGGATAGTCACTGTGTTTTGCAACCTTTCCGGGGTGAGCTTGAGCCATTCACAGAGACAATCCGCCACGGACATTTCCCGACTCACCACCAAGTCCAAGGTATTGGCTTCCAAAATTTGGGCAAAGGAACGTTCCAACGCCTCCGCCATGGCCAACACCGCCCGACTCCGATCATTACCGCCATAGGAATCGAGGGCAAGGAAAGCTCCCTGGGCAGCATCGAGAACCCTTACTAAACCGGCCGCGGCATCGTCGCTAGTCATCGAAAATTATAGGGGGCAAAGCCCACCCGCAAAGATGGATTTATTTCGGACAGTTTGTTTGACGGACACCCACCCAAGTAACAAAAAGGAAAGGCTAGGGGTTTTGGAGGTTAGAGGTAGCCAATCGCCGGATTGACAGTTACAAATAATTAAACAATCAAAGCCCAAATTTAGTCAAAATGGCGATCGCCAAGGGACAGTCAGCCAGGGTGGATAATCTGGCTAATCATTAAGAAAAATTGCAAAAGAGTTTCGTTGTGTAACGTTGCGGTTTGGAAATAAAAAAGCTTCGTTAGGATGAAAGCACCCAGAATATTTGGCCGTTATCGCTCCAGGGACGGAGATGGAGTTGTTGGCCAGTCCGCCATTATTGCTAACCAGTTTAAAGCCAAATTTGCGGCCTCGGTCGTGATTGGTATCAGCCTCTCCCCATAGACAGTTAAGGGAAAAACCCATGGCCACCACCGTACAACTCAGCGACCAATCCCTCCGTCAGCTAGAAACCCTCGCCATCCACACCGCCCACCTGATTCAGCCCCACGGTTTAGTGGTGGTCCTGCAGGAACCAGACCTCACCATCAGCCAAATTAGCGCCAACTGCACCGGCATTTTAGGGCGATCGCCAGAGGATTTGTTGGGCAGAACCCTAGGGGAAGTGTTTGATAGCTTTCAGATTGATCCCATCCAGAGTCGCCTAACGGCCGGACAAATCAGCAGCCTCAACCCCAGTAAACTTTGGGCGCGGGTCATGGGGGACGACTTTGTCATTTTTGACGGGGTTTTTCATCGCAACAGTGACGGTTTATTGGTATGTGAACTAGAGCCAGCCTACACTTCCGATAATCTGCCCTTCCTCGGTTTTTATCACATGGCCAACGCTGCCCTGAATCGGTTGCGCCAACAAGCTAATCTACGGGATTTCTACGATGTTATTGTCGAAGAAGTCCGCCGTATGACTGGCTTTGACCGGGTGATGCTATACCGCTTTGATGAAAATAACCACGGTGATGTCATTGCCGAAGATAAACGGGATGATATGGAACCCTATTTGGGCCTGCACTATCCCGAATCGGATATTCCCCAACCCGCCCGTCGGCTATTTATCCACAACCCCATTCGAGTAATTCCCGATGTTTATGGTGTGGCGGTGCCCCTGACCCCAGCGGTTAACCCCAGCACCAACCGAGCGGTGGATTTAACAGAATCCATTCTGCGCAGTGCGTACCATTGCCACTTGACCTATCTGAAAAATATGGGGGTAGGAGCGTCTTTAACCATTTCCCTAATTAAGGACGGCCATCTCTGGGGGCTCATTGCCTGCCACCATCAAACCCCCAAAGTAATTCCCTTTGAACTGCGTAAAGCCTGCGAATTTTTTGGTCGGGTGGTGTTTAGCAACATTTCCGCCCAGGAAGATACGGAAACCTTCGATTACCGGGTGCAGTTGGCGGAGCATGAAGCGGTTTTATTGGACAAAATGACCACGGCGGCGGATTTTGTCGAAGGATTAACTAATCATCCCGATCGCCTGTTGGGATTAACGGGCTCCCAGGGGGCGGCCATTTGCTTTGGGGAAAAATTGATTTTAGTAGGGGAAACCCCGGACGAGAAAGCAGTGCAATATTTACTGCAATGGTTGGAGAATCGGGAAGTGCAAGACGTTTTCTTCACCTCTTCCCTCTCACAAATTTATCCTGATGCAGTGAATTTTAAATCCGTGGCCAGTGGCTTATTGGCCATTCCCATTGCCCGTCACAACTTTTTGCTCTGGTTTCGCCCTGAAGTGTTGCAAACGGTTAATTGGGGCGGTGACCCAAATCATGCTTACGAAGCTACCCAGGAAGACGGTAAAATCGAGCTCCATCCCCGCCAATCCTTTGACCTCTGGAAAGAAATTGTCCGACTCCAATCTTTGCCCTGGCAATCGGTGGAAATCCAAAGTGCCCTGGCCCTGAAAAAGGCGATCGTCAACCTCATTTTGCGCCAGGCAGAAGAATTGGCCCAGTTAGCCCGCAACTTGGAACGCTCCAACGCTGATTTAAAGAAATTTGCCTACATTGCTTCCCATGATTTACAGGAACCGCTCAACCAAGTGAGCAATTATGTACAACTGCTAGAAATGCGCTACAGCGAAGCTCTAGACGAAGATGCCAAAGACTTCATCGATTTTGCTGTGACAGGGGTTTCCCTGATGCAGACTTTGATTGATGATATTTTGACCTACGCCAAGGTAGATACCCAGTATGCCCAACTAACTTTCACCGATGTGCAAGAAGTGGTGGACAAAGCTCTGGCTAACCTGAAGCAACGGATTGAAGAAAGTGGAGCAGAAATTGAAGTGGGTTCCATGCCCGCAGTAATGGCGGATCAAATTCAGCTCATGCAGGTATTCCAGAACCTGATCGCCAATGGCATCAAGTTTGCCGGGGACAAGTCACCCAAAATTAAAATCTGGGGCGATCGCCAGGAGGATGCCTGGGTGTTTGCGGTCCAAGACAACGGCATTGGCATTGACCCCCAATTCTTCGAGCGGATTTTTGTCATTTTCCAACGACTCCACACCAGGGATGAATATAAAGGCACCGGCATGGGGCTAGCCATTTGCAAAAAAATCATCGAAGGCCACCAAGGGCAAATTTGGCTAGAGTCCAACCCAGGGGAGGGCTCCACATTCTACTTCTCCATCCCCATTGGCAACTAAAAAGGTATTGAACCATGTCCGACGAATCTAATCCCCCCAAGGTCATTTTGCTGGTGGAAGATAGCAAAGCCGACAGCCGCCTTGTCCAGGAGGTGTTGAAAACCAGCACCATCGACCACGAACTGATCATTCTCCGGGATGGTTTGGCGGCCATGGCCTTTTTACAGCAACAGGGAGAATACGAAAATTCCCCTCGCCCCAACCTAATTTTGCTGGATTTAAATCTTCCTAAAAAGGATGGCCGGGAAGTGTTGGCGGAAATCAAACAAAACCCGGACCTAAAAAGAATTCCCGTGGTAGTGTTAACCACTTCCCACAATGAGGATGATGTGATTGCCAGTTACGAACTCCACGTTAATTGTTATTTAACCAAATCCCGCAATTTGAAGGATTTATTCAAGATGGTGCAAGGGATTGAATCCTTTTGGCTAGAAACAGTCACTTTACCGGCAGCTTAATTGGCATCCTCCGAATGGCTAACCCAGCCATTGTCCACCAGATTGTCGTTGTTTGGGCGGATAGGAATCTCCTTGCTTTTGGGATGATGATGATATTAAAGCCCCTGAAGTAGGTTCCAAAAAAGCCAACCATTTTGGCGATCGCCGTTTCCAAACCATTGATGCCGTAAAGCGTTTGGCGCGGCCAATTTACTTTTTGTGGCCCAAAAGCCGATCACGCAAATGTTGAATGCGGTCTCGGTAGATGGCAGCTACTTCAAATTCCTGTTTTTTGGCCGCTTCTTGCATTTTTTCCTCCAATTGTTGAATTAAATCGGGGATTTTTTCTAGGGGTAAATCCTGGGCTTGTTCATATACTTCCTCCAACTGTTGACTGTTTAAACGACGGGAAATATCAAGAAATTGCAAAATGGCATTGTTAGCCCGTTTATTAATCGGTTGAGGGGTAATACCGTGCTTTTCGTTATATTCTTGTTGGATTTTCCGCCTCCTTTCCGTTTCGGCGATTGCCTTTTGCATACTGTCGGTGAAATTATCAGCATATAAAATCGCCTGTCCCCGAATATGACGGGCGGCCCGGCCAATGGTTTGAATTAAAGAACGCTCTGCCCGCAAAAAGCCTTCTTTATCTGCATCCATAATAGCTACTAGGGAAACTTCCGGTAAATCTAACCCTTCCCGCAATAAATTTACCCCAATTAACACATCAAATTCCCCGTCTCGTAAAGCTTGTAAAATCTCAATACGTTGAATAGATTGAATCTCGGAATGGAGATATTGAACCTTGATGCCCCGTTCAGAAAAATAATCGGTTAAATCCTCCGCCATCCGTTTAGTTAAAGTTGTGATTAATACCCGTTCTTTCAGCTTTACCCTGGTTTGAATTTCCCCGTATAAATCATCCACCTGGCCGGTGGTGGGACGGACAAAAATTTCCGGATCAAGAACTCCAGTGGGGCGAATTACCTGCTCAATTACCCTTGCTTCCGATTGCTCTATTTCCCAAACTCCCGGAGTGGCAGAAACAAACACACACTGTTTAACTTTTTGCCAAAATTCTTCTGCTTTTAGGGGGCGATTATCCGCCGCACTGGGCAGACGAAAGCCATGGTCAATTAAAACTTTTTTTCTGGCCTGGTCGCCATTATACATACCCCGCAATTGGGGAATAGTCACATGGGATTCATCAATTACTAATAACCAATCTTCGGGAAAATAATCCACTAAACATTCCGGTGGTTCCCCCGCCTGGCGATCGGCTAGATAGCGGGAATAATTTTCTACTCCGTTGCAATAGCCCACTTCTCGGAGCATTTCCAAGTCATAACGGGTGCGTTGACTTAATCTTTGAGCTTCTACCAACAGATTATTTTTTTCTAAAAAAGCTACCTGTTGTTCCATTTCCGTTTGAATTTGCTGACAGGCTTTTTCTAGGGTTTCTTCTGGGGTGACAAAGTGACGGGCGGGATAAATGCTGATTCTGTCTAAACTTTGCAAAATTTCGCCGCTGACCGGATCAATTAACCGTAGAGCTTCCACTTCGTCACCAAAAAATTCGATGCGAATCACCCGATCTTCATAGGCCGGCACAATTTCCAACACATCTCCTTTGAGGCGAAATCGTCCCCGTTGTAATTCCACATCGTTGCGGCTATATTGCACATTGACCAAATCCCGAATTACTAGGCGGGGATCATATTCGGCACCCACTTGCAGAGGAACGGCCGCTTTGAGATATTGGCTGGGAATACCCAAACCGTAAATGCAACTGATGGAAGCTACCACAATTACATCCCGTCGTTCAAACAGAGAACGGGTGGCGGAGTGACGCAACATATCAATCTCATCGTTGATAGAAGCCGTTTTTTCGATATAGGTATCGGTGACGGGAATATAGGCTTCTGGCTGGTAATAGTCGTAATAACTAATGAAGTATTCAACCGCGTTTTCGGGAAAAAATTGCCGCAATTCATTACATAATTGGGCCGCCAAGGTTTTATTGTGGGCTAATACCAATGTTGGTCGTCCCAACTCCGCAATAACCGAAGCCATGGTGAAGGTTTTCCCCGTTCCCGTTGCCCCCAGCAGGGTTTGAAACTTGTGCTCTCCCTGCAAAGACTCGATCAAACTGGCGATCGCCGTGGGTTGATCTCCGGTAGGACGAAAGGGCGCATGGAGGGAAAAGAGGTCAGAAGTCATGGCGGCAAAGGAGCTATAGTCTGGGATAATAGGGCTGATTAAAGATAACTATCGTGGCTGGCCATTCAGCGGTGTATCTTTGAAGACAAGCAGAGTAATGCTAACAAAACACGGTGGGTGGCCTGTCTGTCTCGCACAGTGCTTTATTGTTGATCAATTAATCGAATATTTATATTAAGGAGATAAACAGCATGACTGAGGAACAGCAGGGGCCCAACACCACCCCCAACGAAGAAACCGCCAGCAAAACCACTGCCGCTAACCGGAGCCGTCGTCCTAGAGCCGGTTCCAGCAAAGATGAGTCCGCCTTGGTGAAGCCCAAGCATATCGGTGGTCTTGATCTACTGCCTACCCCCAAGGGCATGCCCACTAATCGACCGATTGAAGCCAGCAAGATCCATGTGGTAAGTACTTATGGTTCTATGGGAGCCACCAGACCAGTGGGGGCCAGCACCATGGAAGTGAGCAGTACCATGACCGTTTCCGGTAATCGCCCCATTGCCCTGAGCCATCTCCACATCAGCGAAATCACCGCTGGCAATCGTCCCGTAGCTTCCAACGAGATTGATGATCCCAACACCCTGATGGGCTACCTGGATTAGTCTTGCGGTGGGAATTTTTGCTTTGTTCCCTTACCCTGAACTCCCATCTAGGCGATCGCCAGGGGCATAGTTAATCAAAACAGGTCTACTAAAAATGAGCCTCCAGCTTCGGAAACTATGGCCGACTGGAGGTTTTCACTATCTAAATTGTCCAGGGAAAAACCTAGGAACGGGTGATTTTGTCTTTTTGGCTGATGAAAATTAACCCGACGGTGGCGGGGATCAGCACAATGGCAGCCCCTAAAACCAGGCTCCAGAGAAAGTTTGCTAAAGAAGGGGTCATATCGCGTTAACCTCATTTTATAAAGACATCGCTCCCCATTCTATCGCCATCGGATGTCAAAGTTAGCCCGTTGAGGGCAGGATTGCTCCGGGGCCCAAGCCCCTAATTTTTAACCTATGTCGGCTATGTCAGATTTGTCGAATAACTTGAGTTTTATTTCCCCCCCCGTTGCTTTAGGGAAT
The genomic region above belongs to Synechocystis sp. PCC 6803 substr. PCC-P and contains:
- the rpsD gene encoding 30S ribosomal protein S4, with amino-acid sequence MSRYRGPRLRIVRRLGELPGLSRKSPRRAYPPGQHGQARRKRSEYAIRLEEKQKLRLNYGITEKQLVRYVKKARRATGSTGQALLELLEMRLDNTVFRLGMAGTIPGARQLVCHGHITVNGQVVDIPSYQCRPGDIVSVRDRDRSRKLVETNMEFPGLANVPSHLEFDKNTFTGKVNSVIDREWVALQINELLVIEYYSRKA
- a CDS encoding nucleoside deaminase translates to MVTEQDREYMRQAIAIMRDAGVVNKTGGPFGVVIVKDGEVIGAAGNSVIQDNDPSAHAEVNAIREACKTVGSWNLEGAVMYSSCECCPMCYATSYWARIDKIYYAAGWSDFEDLFDDSNISKDLEKPYPERLLAPEQILQEEAQVVWQEFRQLPDGARY
- a CDS encoding AI-2E family transporter gives rise to the protein MTFAQWSGFISLLLMGAVLWQIRQLLLLLFAAVVLANGFNHLSQWFQRRGVKKQLSIPLAVIILLLALVIVVALIIPPFVDQFQQLLTLVPASIDGTLQWLRKIARAIDPELTPLLPNWQQITGQIRPILQKLAGNGLGLFYSTLGLPLTLLLLIVLSLMFLANPRAYRQGFIRCFPAFYRARVDVILKESEILLEDWLRLVVVSAVVVTAATWFGLVLLQVRLPLALALVAGIFVVIPNIGPLISLVPAMAIALLDNAWKPLLVMVLYGLINYFEFHWITLHCMGKPQPILRGVLLLAQVFFVSVFGLFGLWLAVPLTLVGQVLVQEILIKDILDRWQSSEDAGEEKPTQTSPALPKS
- the fmt gene encoding methionyl-tRNA formyltransferase, whose protein sequence is MMKTVFFGTPDFAVPTLEALLGHPDIDVLAVVSQPDRRRGRGSKLIPSPVKEVAVQAGIPVWQPERVKRCQETLAKLKNCQADFFVVVAYGQLLSPEILVMPRLGCVNVHGSLLPKYRGAAPLQWAIANGETETGVTTMLMDEGMDTGAMLLKTTTPIGLMDNLTAIGDRLARSGAELLVQTLKDLDAGQLQPIPQTETEATYAPLLKKGDFVINWHRSALEIHNQVRGFAPACHTAWGEQILKIISTVPLGAEFFPLLPEKYQDLATAYLNYSLEAGEPGNIIGTIKNWGPVLETGNGHLLLEQVQPPGKKPQSGWDFINGNRSTISFA
- a CDS encoding abortive infection system antitoxin AbiGi family protein, whose translation is MSPYLFHLTTKDSLINILEQQKLILNIPRGANKEKHPYKMVCFTESPPFALDFFRYRWSDRKDRINLEYGLGFSKETMVHKGVYPTVYLDESLFSYVKDLKKRVDGSQKSTNEMKKEMELLIAQISPLFENADLRGYTWEREWRCTRGDSLEFDYVDIRYICCPRAEQEAIRKIIEDSNEVEAIQHIQFLENWQEYDEITTFLQRRQFTGDDELEELLAEKCRTNNLINYYNSHYKKIDELKTHLNQVVNYINNKKEEIQDSINREAILEYIAENFGEESIEGGVKSIINDGSIDLGLIIANVAYCVKQKVKKQVKGKKVDGEYIRRSIEENYADNQTQKERNNDNKVIEDIESGMNSSFNSKWERIIDPLEQH
- a CDS encoding ABC transporter ATP-binding protein — protein: MSDRITPAENLGSPESSLLLAQGLSKSFGGLRAVDHADIVVKEGSITGLIGPNGAGKTTLFNLLSNFIRPDQGEVLFNGDSIGQLAPHQIALRGSVRTFQVAKVLSRLTVLENMLLADQHQTGEKFLPRLINFRRVQKEERANREKAMAMLESVGLGAKAQDYAGALSGGQRKLLEMARALMSNPKLILLDEPAAGVNPTLIGQICEHIVNWNRQGITFLVIEHNMDVIMTLCHHVWVLAEGRNLADGTPEQIQSDPRVLEAYLGDS
- a CDS encoding gamma-glutamyl-phosphate reductase, with protein sequence MTSDDAAAGLVRVLDAAQGAFLALDSYGGNDRSRAVLAMAEALERSFAQILEANTLDLVVSREMSVADCLCEWLKLTPERLQNTVTILKRLASLPDPLQRVMASPYQFNLAQTYCQLMPLGVVALVYESFPELAAIAAGFCLKTGNSLVLRSCGASSHSTAAICEILREGLLDADLPVDSVSHIPSETSPNVQDLVGNASQLNLVIPYGRPSFVEQISQQCTPPVLKAAMGNCYLYWSSKGDLEMVRQMIIDSHVGHPDPVNAIEKVLVSPGQNPAPLVRLLNNLQAKGFKLRGDAELCEQFPDHLTLAKENEWGKAYLDRTVAFRTTQNLKTAIAWINSHSSGHGDCIATDSYQESRQFSMGVDSALVYVNIPPYFCRNPRHGESLFLGVSSQKGQRRGLIGLEAFMTPKQIVQGESRS